In Oryzihumus leptocrescens, the following are encoded in one genomic region:
- a CDS encoding maleylpyruvate isomerase N-terminal domain-containing protein → MASLISTATDEMRQAVEPVLNRDWSLAAGDLEWSCRQTATHIADDLFSYASQVVAQPAKGYLPIEAVSDPEASPEELVRCVAMCGELLRLAVTAASPDARAGHPYGTSDPEGFAAMGVVEVLVHTYDITRGLGVEWAPPSGLSEPVLARLFPDAPPGDPSAVLLWSTGRTELVGRPRLADWRWDSSIRTDDAK, encoded by the coding sequence ATGGCGAGCCTGATCAGCACCGCAACCGACGAGATGCGGCAGGCTGTCGAACCCGTCCTCAACCGTGACTGGAGCCTCGCTGCTGGCGACCTGGAGTGGTCGTGCCGACAGACAGCCACCCACATCGCTGACGACCTGTTCTCCTACGCCTCGCAGGTAGTGGCTCAGCCGGCCAAGGGCTATCTACCGATCGAGGCGGTTTCGGACCCTGAGGCCAGCCCCGAGGAGCTCGTGCGATGTGTCGCGATGTGCGGAGAGCTCCTTCGCCTCGCCGTGACCGCCGCATCGCCGGACGCGCGTGCCGGGCATCCGTATGGCACCTCCGATCCGGAAGGGTTCGCTGCCATGGGGGTGGTCGAGGTTCTCGTGCACACCTACGACATCACCCGCGGTCTTGGCGTTGAGTGGGCACCGCCGTCAGGGCTCAGCGAGCCCGTACTAGCGCGGCTCTTCCCGGACGCGCCGCCGGGAGACCCCTCGGCAGTGCTCCTGTGGTCCACCGGTCGCACCGAACTAGTCGGCCGTCCCCGCCTCGCAGACTGGCGCTGGGATTCGTCAATCAGGACCGACGACGCGAAGTGA
- a CDS encoding LuxR C-terminal-related transcriptional regulator yields MSLEARHGNLPRTATALVGRAGTLRELAALVRSRQLVTLTGVGGVGKTRLALAVGAELAEEFPDGTWLVELAPVGNADAVPDAIATALGITPQGDARVIDTVAEAVAGRRLLILVDNCEHVLTAAAEAIAEILARSEVPRILATSREHLRAPGEALVPVSPLAVDGGMTSEAVTLFVERARAVRPGFGIFDAQTADAVVEICGTLDGLPLGIELAAARMAAMSAVEVRDRLGDRFRLLTGPELAPDRQATLRHAMAWSYDLLNDEERAALRQASVFAGGFDLAALCAVAESGDDVEVLRLLDSLVRKSLVRAHHGPARTRYSLFETIRAFADERLVEAAEREAARDRHAAHFADEAARRWGQWNGPAWRTQVDWVTTELANLRSGLQWSIDRGHVEVATDIAAHAALMGFSVELFETIGWAESLLDVAARADVPRLPRLYAAAGYACFVGRAAVATRNAHLATELEGQPGYQSCEPGYATFIEALGQVYCGNLDRYIELTRDVAALPGAGRAYGIAAYVDGLQSAGRVEEALELTGSAVASARQLANPFWVVYTLWIVGLAWSKPDPQRALETWDEGVAQLGEHDVRFFEGFLARDAALLHTSDGQLEAALTLFGTSIGAFLRSGAVAQLVITLASLPALFERLDRPAIARTLLGAMANEPASVHHVPTLADLGERLDAQLGDEASARFAAVGGGMDLHEASAYALHQIGLAQRALTASSQHGGGVTGLTARETQVLRLIADGATTREISERLFISAKTADNHIQHIYTKLGVTNRAAATRWALDREVVVRATETGGG; encoded by the coding sequence GTGAGCCTGGAGGCCAGGCACGGCAACCTGCCGCGCACCGCGACCGCCCTCGTCGGGCGCGCCGGGACGTTACGCGAGCTGGCCGCGCTGGTCCGATCCCGGCAGCTCGTCACCCTCACCGGCGTGGGAGGCGTCGGCAAGACCCGACTCGCCCTCGCGGTCGGCGCGGAGCTTGCCGAGGAGTTCCCCGACGGCACGTGGCTGGTCGAGCTGGCCCCGGTGGGCAACGCCGACGCGGTCCCGGACGCGATCGCCACCGCCCTGGGCATCACCCCGCAGGGTGATGCCCGCGTCATCGACACGGTTGCCGAGGCAGTCGCCGGACGCCGGCTGCTGATCCTGGTCGACAACTGCGAGCACGTCCTTACGGCGGCCGCGGAGGCGATCGCGGAGATCCTCGCCCGCTCCGAGGTCCCCCGGATCCTGGCGACGTCCCGGGAGCACCTGCGAGCGCCGGGCGAAGCACTCGTGCCCGTCTCGCCTCTGGCCGTGGACGGCGGCATGACGTCCGAGGCGGTGACCCTGTTCGTGGAGCGTGCCCGCGCTGTCCGGCCCGGGTTCGGGATCTTCGACGCACAGACCGCGGACGCGGTGGTCGAGATCTGCGGGACGCTCGACGGGCTGCCCCTCGGGATCGAGCTGGCCGCGGCGCGGATGGCGGCGATGAGCGCCGTCGAGGTGCGGGACCGGCTCGGTGACCGGTTCCGGCTGCTGACCGGGCCCGAGCTGGCGCCCGATCGCCAGGCGACCCTGCGGCACGCGATGGCCTGGTCCTATGACCTGCTCAACGACGAGGAGCGCGCAGCCCTGCGCCAGGCGTCGGTCTTCGCAGGAGGGTTCGACCTGGCAGCGCTGTGCGCCGTCGCGGAGTCGGGCGACGACGTCGAGGTGCTGCGGCTCCTGGACTCGTTGGTGCGCAAGTCCTTGGTGAGGGCTCACCACGGACCCGCACGGACGCGATACAGCCTGTTCGAGACGATCCGCGCGTTCGCCGACGAGCGGCTGGTAGAGGCCGCCGAGCGCGAGGCTGCTCGCGATCGGCACGCGGCGCACTTCGCCGACGAGGCGGCCCGACGGTGGGGGCAGTGGAACGGTCCCGCGTGGCGGACCCAGGTCGACTGGGTGACGACGGAGCTGGCGAACCTGCGGTCGGGACTCCAGTGGAGCATCGATCGCGGTCACGTCGAGGTCGCCACCGACATCGCCGCGCACGCCGCTCTCATGGGCTTCTCGGTGGAGCTGTTCGAGACCATCGGGTGGGCGGAGTCCCTGCTCGACGTGGCGGCCCGGGCCGACGTCCCGCGGCTCCCCCGGCTCTACGCCGCGGCGGGGTATGCGTGCTTCGTCGGACGCGCCGCGGTCGCCACCCGGAACGCCCACCTGGCGACCGAGCTCGAGGGCCAGCCCGGCTACCAGTCCTGCGAGCCCGGCTACGCGACGTTCATCGAGGCGCTCGGCCAGGTCTACTGCGGCAACCTGGATCGCTACATCGAGCTGACCCGGGACGTCGCTGCACTGCCTGGCGCCGGACGGGCGTACGGGATCGCGGCGTACGTCGACGGCCTGCAGTCGGCCGGGCGGGTCGAGGAGGCGCTGGAGCTCACCGGGTCCGCGGTCGCGTCCGCGCGCCAGCTGGCCAATCCCTTCTGGGTGGTCTACACGCTCTGGATCGTCGGGCTGGCCTGGTCGAAACCGGACCCGCAGCGCGCCCTGGAGACCTGGGACGAGGGCGTCGCCCAGCTCGGTGAGCACGACGTGCGGTTCTTCGAGGGCTTCCTGGCCCGTGACGCCGCCCTGCTGCACACCTCGGACGGTCAGCTCGAGGCGGCGCTCACCCTCTTCGGCACGTCGATCGGAGCCTTTCTGCGCTCCGGCGCCGTCGCTCAGCTGGTCATCACGCTGGCCAGCCTGCCGGCACTGTTCGAGCGGCTCGACCGTCCCGCTATCGCGCGCACCCTGCTCGGCGCGATGGCCAACGAGCCGGCCAGCGTCCACCATGTGCCCACCCTCGCCGACCTCGGCGAGCGGCTCGACGCCCAGCTCGGCGACGAGGCGTCGGCGCGCTTCGCCGCCGTGGGCGGCGGGATGGACCTCCACGAAGCTTCCGCCTACGCGCTCCACCAGATCGGCCTCGCCCAGCGCGCTCTCACCGCTTCGAGCCAGCACGGCGGCGGGGTCACCGGCCTGACGGCTCGCGAGACACAAGTGCTGCGGCTCATCGCCGACGGGGCGACCACCCGCGAGATCTCCGAACGGCTGTTCATCTCGGCGAAGACCGCCGACAACCACATCCAGCACATCTACACCAAGCTCGGCGTCACCAACCGTGCGGCGGCCACCCGTTGGGCCCTCGACCGTGAGGTGGTCGTCCGCGCCACGGAGACCGGCGGAGGCTGA
- a CDS encoding ABC transporter permease, translated as MSTGTSTGTAGTLGATRPTTAAPGAGAFTGTWQLTRLALRRDRVLVPVWLAVFVVLAGSTASSTLTLYPDIVSRRQIGVTINGNPAMVALYGKVLDTSSAGAVAMFKVNALGAALVAVLTMILLVRHTRAEEEAGRLELVGAGVVGRFAPLTAALAVTCGTAITLGVLTGLSLVAAGLPVSGSLAFGLSWALTGVSFAAVAAVMAQLTTSARGATGLTAAVLGATYLLRAVGDVSDAHGPRWASWLSPVGWAQQVRPFAGVRWWVFLIGALFTALVAAGAYALVGRRDLGAGLLADRGGRAEATRWLAGPLGLAVRLQRAVLLSWTVGFAVMGLIVGSLANSVQSFLDTPGARDMITKLGGQAGLLDAFFGTELSVIAIITCIFGISAVLRLHGEEQALRAEPLLATATGRRRWALSHVTVAVLGSVWLLFVVGLTMGLSAAATLNDYDQVGRLLGAALAQLPAVLVMIGIAVAAFGLVPRLVTVAWALLVAFLLVGELGPLFQLDQRVMDVSPFAHTPRLPGGSLTATPLAWLTVVGVALVVLGLEAFRRRDLD; from the coding sequence GTGAGCACCGGCACGTCCACCGGGACCGCGGGCACCCTCGGCGCCACCCGTCCCACGACCGCCGCGCCCGGGGCCGGCGCCTTCACCGGCACCTGGCAGCTGACACGCCTCGCGCTGCGCCGCGACCGGGTGCTGGTCCCGGTGTGGCTGGCGGTCTTCGTCGTGCTGGCCGGCAGCACCGCCTCCAGCACGCTGACGCTCTACCCCGACATCGTCTCCCGTCGCCAGATCGGCGTGACGATCAACGGCAACCCGGCGATGGTCGCGCTCTACGGCAAGGTGCTCGACACCAGCTCCGCCGGTGCCGTGGCCATGTTCAAGGTCAACGCGCTGGGCGCGGCCCTGGTCGCGGTGCTGACCATGATCCTGCTGGTGCGGCACACCCGGGCCGAGGAGGAAGCCGGCCGCCTCGAGCTGGTCGGTGCCGGCGTCGTCGGGCGGTTCGCCCCGCTGACCGCCGCCCTCGCGGTCACCTGCGGCACCGCGATCACGCTCGGGGTGCTGACCGGGCTCAGCCTGGTCGCCGCCGGGCTGCCGGTCAGCGGGTCGCTGGCGTTCGGCCTGTCCTGGGCGCTCACCGGCGTGTCCTTCGCCGCCGTCGCCGCGGTCATGGCCCAGCTCACGACCAGCGCCCGGGGAGCGACCGGGCTGACCGCTGCCGTCCTCGGAGCCACCTACCTGCTGCGCGCCGTGGGCGACGTCTCCGACGCGCACGGTCCGCGCTGGGCGTCCTGGCTCTCGCCGGTCGGCTGGGCCCAGCAGGTCCGCCCGTTCGCCGGGGTGCGCTGGTGGGTCTTCCTCATCGGTGCGCTGTTCACCGCGCTGGTCGCCGCCGGGGCCTACGCCCTCGTGGGTCGCCGCGACCTCGGCGCGGGCCTGCTCGCCGACCGGGGCGGCCGGGCGGAGGCGACGCGCTGGCTGGCCGGCCCGCTCGGCCTCGCGGTCCGGCTGCAGCGCGCGGTGCTCCTGTCGTGGACGGTCGGCTTCGCCGTGATGGGACTGATCGTCGGGAGTCTGGCCAACAGCGTGCAGTCCTTCCTGGACACGCCCGGGGCCCGGGACATGATCACCAAGCTCGGGGGCCAGGCGGGCCTGCTCGACGCGTTCTTCGGCACCGAGCTCAGCGTCATCGCCATCATCACCTGCATCTTCGGCATCTCCGCGGTCCTGCGCCTGCACGGGGAGGAGCAGGCCCTGCGCGCCGAGCCGCTGCTGGCGACGGCCACCGGACGACGCCGCTGGGCGCTCAGCCACGTCACGGTGGCGGTGCTCGGCTCGGTCTGGCTGCTCTTCGTCGTCGGGCTGACGATGGGCCTGTCCGCGGCGGCCACGCTCAACGACTACGACCAGGTCGGGCGGCTCCTCGGCGCCGCACTGGCCCAGCTGCCCGCGGTGCTGGTGATGATCGGCATCGCCGTGGCGGCCTTCGGCCTGGTGCCGCGCCTGGTCACCGTCGCGTGGGCGCTGCTCGTGGCGTTCCTGCTCGTCGGCGAGCTGGGCCCGCTGTTCCAGCTGGACCAGCGGGTCATGGACGTCTCCCCGTTCGCGCACACCCCGCGGCTGCCCGGCGGCTCCCTCACCGCGACCCCGCTGGCGTGGCTGACCGTGGTCGGGGTTGCACTGGTCGTGCTCGGGCTGGAGGCCTTCCGCCGCCGCGACCTCGACTGA
- a CDS encoding TIGR03086 family metal-binding protein: MDHLTLLAYAEDELNRVVAGLDETEMDVVTNCPPWTIRRLASHALKNQLFWAGTVTGQDLMTQDEAMAAVPYEGDLAPIAAEVTAVALRLWRSDGVMTADHDTPFGVLPGAVVLAFAVIDAAAHAWDLSASLRRPIEFPPESVPAMTDVVTLTCTDHAIELGLIKPPTVSPVDATDTERLMAAAGRTITRR; encoded by the coding sequence ATGGACCACCTGACGCTGCTGGCCTACGCCGAGGACGAGCTGAACCGGGTGGTCGCCGGGCTCGACGAGACGGAGATGGACGTCGTCACCAACTGCCCGCCCTGGACGATCCGCCGCCTGGCGAGCCACGCCTTGAAGAACCAGTTGTTCTGGGCAGGCACAGTCACCGGTCAGGACCTCATGACACAGGACGAGGCGATGGCCGCGGTGCCCTACGAGGGCGACCTGGCGCCGATCGCCGCCGAGGTCACCGCCGTGGCCCTGAGGTTGTGGCGCAGCGATGGAGTGATGACCGCGGACCACGACACGCCGTTCGGCGTCCTGCCTGGTGCGGTCGTCCTGGCCTTTGCGGTCATCGATGCTGCCGCGCACGCCTGGGACCTGTCGGCGAGCCTGCGGCGCCCGATCGAGTTCCCCCCGGAGTCGGTCCCGGCGATGACGGACGTCGTCACGCTCACCTGCACCGACCACGCCATCGAGCTCGGCCTGATCAAGCCTCCGACGGTGTCGCCCGTCGACGCCACCGACACCGAGCGGCTCATGGCCGCCGCCGGTCGCACGATCACACGACGGTGA
- a CDS encoding Type 1 glutamine amidotransferase-like domain-containing protein produces MKLLLTSGGVTNTSIRDALVDLLGKPIADSSALCIPTAQWGHPMCGPGVRAWQFISGNSENPMVDLGWKSVGVLELTALPSIDEERWVPLVRETDVLLAAGGDALYLCHWMRQSGLADLLPSLPETVWVGLSAGSMVMTPRIGEDFVQWRPPTGDDSTLGVVDFSICPHLAQEGMPGNSLAEAESWAADIAGPAYAMDDQTAIKVSDGTVEVISEGHWKLFSA; encoded by the coding sequence GTGAAGCTATTGCTCACTTCCGGCGGGGTCACGAACACGAGCATCCGCGATGCGCTGGTCGACCTGCTGGGCAAGCCGATCGCCGACTCCAGCGCCCTGTGCATCCCCACAGCGCAATGGGGCCATCCGATGTGCGGGCCGGGCGTCAGGGCCTGGCAGTTCATCAGCGGGAACTCCGAGAACCCCATGGTTGACCTGGGCTGGAAGTCCGTCGGCGTCCTGGAGCTCACCGCGCTGCCCAGCATCGACGAGGAGCGCTGGGTACCGCTGGTCCGGGAGACCGACGTCCTCCTCGCGGCGGGCGGCGACGCCCTGTATCTGTGCCACTGGATGCGCCAGTCCGGCCTGGCCGACTTGCTTCCGTCGCTGCCCGAGACGGTGTGGGTGGGACTCAGCGCCGGGAGCATGGTGATGACCCCGCGGATCGGCGAGGACTTCGTCCAGTGGAGGCCGCCGACCGGAGACGACAGCACGTTGGGCGTCGTCGACTTCTCGATCTGTCCACACCTGGCTCAGGAGGGCATGCCGGGCAACTCCCTGGCGGAGGCCGAGAGCTGGGCGGCCGACATCGCGGGTCCGGCGTACGCCATGGACGACCAGACGGCCATCAAGGTGAGCGACGGCACCGTCGAAGTCATCTCCGAGGGGCACTGGAAGCTGTTCTCCGCCTGA
- a CDS encoding YciI family protein produces the protein MPRYLISFEKGAMDHIPEEDFPEVGKAAHAVCQEAKDAGAFVFAGGLSYDDGDVEHAVVATDGMVTDGPFPESKELVGGVAIVDVPTREAALEWAAKFAVACRCAQDVRRFMDDPDLITA, from the coding sequence ATGCCGAGGTACCTGATCTCGTTCGAGAAGGGCGCGATGGACCACATCCCCGAGGAGGACTTCCCCGAGGTGGGCAAGGCCGCCCACGCGGTGTGCCAGGAGGCCAAGGACGCCGGCGCGTTCGTCTTCGCCGGCGGGCTGAGTTACGACGATGGCGACGTCGAGCACGCCGTGGTGGCCACCGACGGGATGGTCACCGACGGCCCGTTCCCGGAGAGCAAGGAGCTCGTCGGCGGTGTGGCGATCGTCGACGTGCCCACCCGGGAGGCGGCACTGGAGTGGGCCGCGAAGTTCGCGGTGGCCTGTCGGTGTGCGCAGGACGTCCGCAGGTTCATGGACGACCCGGACCTGATCACGGCTTGA
- a CDS encoding VOC family protein, with amino-acid sequence MKIRLTSVYVDDQRAARDFYTKVLGFTVHHDIPLGDNFWLTVVSPEDPAGPQLLLEPSDHPAVGPYREALANDGIPLVQFAVDDVAAEHDRLVGLGVTFTQAPTDIGPAVVAVFDDTCGNLVQLISEKRDAGAGD; translated from the coding sequence ATGAAGATCCGCCTCACCAGCGTCTACGTCGACGACCAGCGAGCCGCCCGCGACTTCTACACCAAGGTGCTCGGCTTCACGGTCCACCACGACATCCCCCTCGGTGACAACTTCTGGCTCACCGTGGTCTCCCCCGAGGACCCGGCCGGTCCGCAGCTGCTGCTGGAGCCCTCCGACCACCCTGCCGTCGGTCCCTACCGGGAGGCCCTCGCGAACGACGGTATCCCGCTGGTCCAGTTCGCCGTCGACGACGTCGCGGCCGAACACGACCGGCTCGTCGGCCTGGGGGTCACCTTCACCCAGGCCCCCACCGACATCGGCCCGGCCGTCGTGGCCGTCTTCGACGACACGTGCGGCAACCTCGTCCAGCTGATCAGCGAGAAGCGCGACGCCGGAGCGGGCGACTGA
- the tig gene encoding trigger factor yields the protein MKSAVETLNPTRVKLTVEVPFEELKPSLDAAYKTIASQISVPGFRQGKVPARIIDQRVGRGAVLQEAVNDALPKFYGQAVEENKVRPLGQPELDVTEVPAEDGQELKFTIEVDVRPEITLPDYEGLAIEVDEVAASDEDVEERLTSLRQRFGTLTGVDREAQTGDFVSIDLTATIGEDEIDAVKGISYEIGTGNMLDGLDEALVGMKAEETKTFTAPLAGGDREGEDAEITVTVQSVKERVLPELDDDFAQLASEFDTLEELKADVTAQAERAKKFEQGVQARDKVLEHLLDNTEIPVPDALVEAEVHSHLENENRLEDDEHRAEVQESARKALRAQFLLDAIVEKEEVSVGQPELIEYLVMSASQYGMDPNEFAKAVDEAGQIPAMVAEVARRKALATVLEKAAVKDTAGNEVDLNELNVELADTTGEAIEDHEGHDHA from the coding sequence GTGAAGAGTGCCGTCGAGACCCTCAACCCGACCCGGGTCAAGCTGACCGTCGAGGTCCCCTTCGAGGAGCTCAAGCCGAGCCTCGATGCGGCTTACAAGACGATCGCGTCGCAGATCTCCGTGCCCGGCTTCCGCCAGGGCAAGGTCCCGGCCCGGATCATCGACCAGCGCGTCGGCCGTGGCGCCGTCCTCCAGGAGGCCGTCAACGACGCGCTGCCGAAGTTCTACGGCCAGGCCGTCGAGGAGAACAAGGTCCGCCCGCTCGGCCAGCCCGAGCTCGACGTGACCGAGGTCCCGGCCGAGGACGGCCAGGAGCTGAAGTTCACCATCGAGGTCGACGTCCGCCCCGAGATCACCCTGCCCGACTACGAGGGCCTGGCCATCGAGGTCGACGAGGTCGCGGCGAGCGACGAGGACGTCGAGGAGCGCCTGACCTCCCTGCGTCAGCGCTTCGGCACCCTGACCGGTGTCGACCGCGAGGCCCAGACCGGTGACTTCGTCTCCATCGACCTGACCGCCACCATCGGCGAGGACGAGATCGACGCGGTCAAGGGCATCTCCTACGAGATCGGCACCGGCAACATGCTCGACGGCCTCGACGAGGCCCTGGTCGGCATGAAGGCCGAGGAGACCAAGACCTTCACCGCCCCGCTCGCCGGTGGCGACCGTGAGGGTGAGGACGCCGAGATCACCGTGACCGTGCAGTCGGTCAAGGAGCGCGTCCTGCCCGAGCTCGACGACGACTTCGCCCAGCTCGCCTCCGAGTTCGACACCCTCGAGGAGCTCAAGGCCGACGTGACCGCCCAGGCCGAGCGCGCCAAGAAGTTCGAGCAGGGCGTCCAGGCCCGCGACAAGGTCCTCGAGCACCTGCTCGACAACACCGAGATCCCGGTGCCCGACGCCCTCGTCGAGGCCGAGGTCCACAGCCACCTCGAGAACGAGAACCGCCTCGAGGACGACGAGCACCGCGCCGAGGTGCAGGAGAGCGCCCGCAAGGCCCTGCGCGCCCAGTTCCTGCTCGACGCCATCGTCGAGAAGGAGGAGGTCAGCGTCGGCCAGCCCGAGCTGATCGAGTACCTCGTCATGTCCGCCTCGCAGTACGGCATGGACCCCAACGAGTTCGCCAAGGCCGTTGACGAGGCCGGCCAGATCCCGGCCATGGTCGCCGAGGTCGCGCGCCGCAAGGCCCTGGCCACGGTCCTGGAGAAGGCCGCCGTCAAGGACACCGCCGGCAACGAGGTCGACCTCAACGAGCTCAACGTCGAGCTGGCCGACACCACCGGCGAGGCGATCGAGGACCACGAGGGCCACGACCACGCCTGA
- a CDS encoding DUF1062 domain-containing protein, producing the protein MVVPTCLPVILRPCHSCASERFRASGKFRVNANHKLLDAWLLALCTDCGETTKLTVLERMNVRSIRPELLDRLHHNDPGLTAELLQDPVVRRRNRIALDWDNAWRLDTGGSNHLEDGAIDVSVRFAARIPVRPVRLVAEGFGLSRAEVERLVTEGSLVSAVRLSGKRSGDFAFTLKR; encoded by the coding sequence GTGGTCGTGCCCACCTGCCTGCCTGTCATTCTCCGCCCTTGCCACTCGTGCGCCTCCGAGCGCTTCCGGGCTAGCGGCAAGTTCCGCGTCAACGCAAACCACAAGCTCCTCGACGCCTGGCTCCTCGCGCTGTGCACCGATTGCGGGGAGACCACCAAGCTCACGGTCCTGGAGCGGATGAACGTCCGCTCCATACGGCCTGAGCTGCTGGACCGGCTGCACCACAACGACCCTGGCCTGACGGCGGAGCTGCTCCAGGACCCGGTCGTGCGGCGCCGAAATCGCATCGCCCTCGACTGGGACAACGCCTGGCGCCTCGACACCGGCGGATCGAATCACCTGGAGGACGGGGCGATCGACGTCTCGGTGCGCTTTGCGGCGCGGATCCCTGTTCGGCCGGTGCGCCTGGTCGCTGAAGGTTTCGGCCTTTCGCGAGCCGAGGTCGAGAGACTCGTCACCGAGGGAAGTCTCGTATCGGCAGTCCGCCTGAGCGGCAAGCGCTCCGGCGACTTCGCCTTCACACTCAAGCGCTGA
- a CDS encoding hemerythrin domain-containing protein translates to MSETVAEARPDTSEAVALHQVFRDALESASDLVAGAVVERPEAQEAVAGYYGNVLAFLRAHHEAEDAALWPRLRERCPDEAMVPAVIAEHEALEGTLTRAEHALVQFSTEPTAQWGGHLVGALLTLQFELEALVSTQEAEILPLAAEHLSVEEWAEITPLAFAAFGGDRPWLVLGLVLDASTEAQAASLLERLPEDVRAGWQGEDQARYETFVAELRG, encoded by the coding sequence ATGTCCGAGACGGTTGCCGAGGCCCGGCCCGACACCAGCGAGGCGGTGGCCCTCCACCAGGTCTTCCGCGACGCGCTCGAGTCGGCCTCCGACCTCGTGGCTGGTGCGGTGGTTGAGCGTCCCGAGGCGCAGGAGGCGGTGGCCGGCTACTACGGCAACGTCCTGGCCTTCCTGCGCGCCCACCACGAGGCCGAGGACGCGGCCCTGTGGCCCCGGCTGCGTGAGCGGTGCCCCGACGAGGCGATGGTGCCGGCGGTCATCGCCGAGCACGAGGCCCTCGAGGGCACGCTGACCCGCGCCGAGCACGCCCTGGTGCAGTTCTCCACCGAGCCCACCGCGCAGTGGGGCGGCCACCTCGTCGGCGCACTGCTCACCCTCCAGTTCGAGCTCGAGGCCCTCGTCAGCACCCAGGAGGCCGAGATCCTGCCCCTGGCCGCCGAGCACCTCAGCGTCGAGGAGTGGGCCGAGATCACCCCGCTGGCCTTCGCGGCCTTCGGCGGCGACCGGCCCTGGCTCGTGCTCGGGCTCGTCCTAGACGCCTCGACCGAGGCCCAGGCCGCGTCGCTGCTCGAGCGCCTCCCCGAGGACGTCCGTGCCGGCTGGCAGGGCGAGGACCAGGCCCGCTACGAGACCTTCGTGGCCGAGCTGCGCGGCTGA
- a CDS encoding dihydrolipoyl dehydrogenase family protein: MSEAVDESFDVIVVGAGAVGENAADRAGRSGLKVMVVERRLVGGECSFYACTPTKAMLRPVHAAHAAQRVRGVAGAHLVPAEVMARRDYWISDLDDSGAVRWLESAGIALVRGTARLVGERLVEVDGTTYRAGAAVVVATGTSPAVPDLPGLRDAKPWTNIEATTSSTVPERLVILGGGVVACETAQIYCALGSRVTLVERGPRLLGRAEPFASSLVAAALAREGVDVRLGVTVTAVSRPEPGGEVTVTLSDGSTVAGDEVMAAMGRTPNTGDLGLDVVGAEVDESGYVVVDDSMRVTSVPGDWLYAVGDVTGRNLLTHMGKYQARVAGDIIAARGAGRATDGPGMRAWADHLGAPQVVFTDPEVSSVGLTEAAARERGMDVRVVNVKMRAASGAGLQADEYEGYAQIVVDESRRVVVGATFVGQDTAEMVHAAGIAVVGEVPLERLWHVVPSFPTMSEIWLRLLEHYGL, from the coding sequence ATGAGCGAAGCGGTGGACGAGTCCTTCGACGTGATCGTGGTCGGCGCCGGCGCGGTGGGCGAGAACGCCGCCGACCGGGCCGGGCGCAGCGGGCTGAAGGTCATGGTCGTCGAGCGCCGGCTCGTCGGGGGCGAGTGCAGCTTCTACGCATGCACCCCGACCAAGGCGATGCTGCGGCCGGTGCACGCCGCCCACGCGGCGCAGCGGGTGCGTGGGGTCGCCGGGGCCCACCTCGTCCCGGCCGAGGTGATGGCCCGGCGGGACTACTGGATCTCCGACCTCGACGACAGCGGCGCCGTGCGCTGGCTGGAGTCGGCCGGCATCGCCCTCGTGCGCGGCACCGCACGGCTGGTCGGCGAGCGCCTCGTCGAGGTCGACGGCACGACCTACCGGGCCGGCGCCGCGGTGGTGGTGGCCACCGGCACCTCCCCCGCCGTGCCCGACCTGCCCGGGCTGCGCGACGCCAAGCCGTGGACCAACATCGAGGCGACGACCTCCTCCACCGTCCCGGAGCGCCTCGTCATCCTCGGCGGCGGCGTGGTCGCCTGCGAGACCGCGCAGATCTACTGCGCCCTCGGGTCACGGGTGACGCTGGTCGAGCGTGGGCCGCGGCTGCTCGGGCGCGCGGAGCCGTTCGCCTCCTCGCTCGTCGCGGCGGCCTTGGCGCGCGAGGGGGTCGACGTGCGGCTGGGGGTGACGGTGACGGCGGTGTCGCGGCCCGAGCCCGGCGGCGAGGTGACCGTCACGCTCTCGGACGGCAGCACGGTCGCCGGCGACGAGGTCATGGCGGCGATGGGCCGCACGCCCAACACCGGCGACCTCGGGCTGGACGTCGTGGGCGCCGAGGTCGACGAGTCCGGCTACGTCGTGGTCGACGACTCCATGCGGGTCACCTCGGTGCCGGGCGACTGGCTGTACGCCGTCGGCGACGTCACCGGGCGCAACCTGCTGACCCACATGGGCAAGTACCAGGCCCGCGTGGCCGGCGACATCATCGCCGCGCGCGGCGCCGGCCGGGCCACCGACGGACCGGGGATGCGCGCCTGGGCCGACCACCTCGGGGCGCCGCAGGTCGTGTTCACCGACCCCGAGGTGAGCTCGGTGGGCCTGACCGAGGCCGCCGCCCGCGAGCGCGGGATGGACGTGCGGGTGGTCAACGTCAAGATGCGCGCGGCGTCCGGGGCGGGGCTGCAGGCCGACGAGTACGAGGGCTACGCCCAGATCGTGGTCGACGAGAGCCGCCGGGTGGTGGTGGGGGCGACGTTCGTGGGGCAGGACACTGCCGAGATGGTCCACGCCGCCGGTATCGCGGTCGTCGGGGAGGTGCCGCTGGAGCGGCTGTGGCACGTGGTGCCCTCGTTCCCGACGATGAGCGAGATCTGGCTGCGGCTGCTGGAGCACTACGGTCTGTGA